The Thermodesulfobacteriota bacterium genome contains the following window.
CCCCGCTGAAGCTCTCCAGGGAGGTCAAGACCGTCGACTGGTAGCCGGTGCGGAAGGACCAACGATTGCTGACCCCGCTAACTCGCCCAGCCCCGTCCTCTCCCCAAACCACCCACGAATGGGTCTGGCCGGGGTCCAAACTCGTGTGGAATCCTGGGGCCGGCAGGTCGCAGTCCTCGGCGACAACGGACCCACCCGGGCCGAGGCCTTCACGAACCTCGATGCAATAGGTGATGGGAAACCGCGAGGTCAAGGGCTCCCAGGAGAAAGTGGCGAACGCCGATTCGACGCCGGCAGCGTTGTTGCCCGGGCTCACTAACCGGGGAGCCTGCTGCTCGAATGAGCACCCTCGGCTGTCCACCCGCTCGATGATGCCGGTGTTGGCGCACGCGTCATGTGCATCCGGAACCCCGTCGCTGTCCTTGTCGAGGACGAACGCAAGGACCGGAAGGTAGGCGGCGTGGCCGGGTCCGGAAACCTGGGCGACGGCCGGCGTCCAGGAGAGCCCGTCGCTCAGGATGTGGTAGTAGTGGGGAAGTTCCTGCTCGGAGAACCTTCTCAGCGAGGCCGCCCACGGTTCGCCGCCCACCTTGGCGCTCTGCGACGTCACCACGGCGTCCCCCGGGGCCAAGTCGGCTCCATCCACGGTGTCAATGCCGTCCCCGTAGAGGATCGCCACCGAGGAATTCCAGGGCAGACCGCCCAGGTTCAGGTCTGCCAAGAACTCGCTTCCGGGGATCATCTGTTGAAGAGCGGGCAGCACGCTGACGAGATCACAGAGCGCCTCCGGGATTTCCGGCACCACGCCGCAGAGGTCAGCGACTTGGGACCCGTGATTGGGCGTTCCGATCATCATGAGCTTCCCAACATCATCGCCATACGCCACCGTGGTACTGGCGAGCCACGGAACCCGGCGCGCCATGCCCTGCATGTAGGCTCTCGTCACCAAGCCACCCATGGAGTGGGCGATGACGTGCACTCGATCCCACCCCCCTGTTTCTGCCCTGACTTGCGCGATCGCGTCGGCAAGTGAGGCTGCCAGAAGTTCGATGGGTGCCCAGCTCATGTAGTCGAATGTGTAGACGCTGAGCCCCTCGCCGGCGAGCTCGGCAGGGACGATGCCAAAGGTTTCCTCGGAGACCCCAAAGCCGCTCACGGAGGACGGCTGAATGCCGTGGAGAAAGAGAACCGGCGGGTACGCGCTGGTCATCGGCCCCTCGGTGCTGAGGACGGCGACCTTGCCCACCCGGTACAAGGAGAAATGAGTCACCTGCGCCGTGACGCGCTGGCTGACGGGGTCCACCCCGCTCGTCGGGACGGGCAGCCAGACTCCCGATTCCTCATGGTAGGTGTACACGATGAGGCTGTTTGGACCCAGGTCGCCTTCCCCAGCGAGCAGGGCCGGGTCGTAGGGCACTTGGACCGTGACCGGGCCCGCGAAACTGAGGCCGCTGGGCCCCAGGTCCACCACGCCGCCGGCAGCCTGCCTCGCGTCTGCAAAGGACGGCGGATTCATGACGGGATTGACGGTGATCACCTGCCCCTGGGTGAGCGCCCCCGGGGGAATCTCGACTTTGACGCCGAATAACGGGCTGCCGGGATCGGTGACTTCCACGGTGCCGCCAGTGGCGGGAACGAGCGCGGCCGCCTCGGCCATCACCTCGACCCGCACCCCATACGACAGCGCCACCCGCTGCAGTTCGAAGTTCACCCGTCGGTTGCCCGAGCTGGCGCCGGCGGCGTAGGTCTGGTCGCCCTCGCCGAGCCAGTAGAAGGGCTTGCCGTCGGCCGTGGTGCCGTCGGGGGCGGCGGGCTTCGAGGCGACGGGGATGGTGCTGCTCGCGACCACGAGGCGCATGCGGCCCTGAAGGAGCGCGCCCGAGGTGTTGGTGAGGTTGACGTAGGAGTAATAGACGCCGTTCACCCGGTCGAGGACCGGCGAGCTCTTGGTGACGCTGAAGAGGTGGGTGACGTCCTGGGCGGACTGGGCCCGAGCAGCGGTGCCCAGGCACAAGCAGCCAGGGCGGCGAGGAG
Protein-coding sequences here:
- a CDS encoding SUMF1/EgtB/PvdO family nonheme iron enzyme, whose translation is MCLGTAARAQSAQDVTHLFSVTKSSPVLDRVNGVYYSYVNLTNTSGALLQGRMRLVVASSTIPVASKPAAPDGTTADGKPFYWLGEGDQTYAAGASSGNRRVNFELQRVALSYGVRVEVMAEAAALVPATGGTVEVTDPGSPLFGVKVEIPPGALTQGQVITVNPVMNPPSFADARQAAGGVVDLGPSGLSFAGPVTVQVPYDPALLAGEGDLGPNSLIVYTYHEESGVWLPVPTSGVDPVSQRVTAQVTHFSLYRVGKVAVLSTEGPMTSAYPPVLFLHGIQPSSVSGFGVSEETFGIVPAELAGEGLSVYTFDYMSWAPIELLAASLADAIAQVRAETGGWDRVHVIAHSMGGLVTRAYMQGMARRVPWLASTTVAYGDDVGKLMMIGTPNHGSQVADLCGVVPEIPEALCDLVSVLPALQQMIPGSEFLADLNLGGLPWNSSVAILYGDGIDTVDGADLAPGDAVVTSQSAKVGGEPWAASLRRFSEQELPHYYHILSDGLSWTPAVAQVSGPGHAAYLPVLAFVLDKDSDGVPDAHDACANTGIIERVDSRGCSFEQQAPRLVSPGNNAAGVESAFATFSWEPLTSRFPITYCIEVREGLGPGGSVVAEDCDLPAPGFHTSLDPGQTHSWVVWGEDGAGRVSGVSNRWSFRTGYQSTVLTSLESFSGGGHVLNLRVDGSDITNIEVREPIAGYQQVDGGTFVLTLAGAPNPGDAYTIDITHADGSQEAITWSVPAINDNFPTITDPADGVTVATATPTFTWLEAPETTWYTVKVTEITSTGETPLWITTRVAVGSAGSQSVVFNEDGMAAGELLPGAVYRLYVSGMNAAGSFATAIADFTVSAVDQPDYTDPLTGMEFVYVPPGMFQMGDTFGDGSDGERPVHTVTLTRGFYVGKYEVTQAQWQAVMGSNPSYFQPSRGYPACPTCPVEYVSWNDIQVFLTTLNAQTGRAYRLPTEAEWEYAARGGPYSQGYRYAGSNNVDEVGWHWYNRGSVYTHPVGRKLPNELGLYDMSGNVWEWVQDWWGYYSAGAQTDPTGPATGSNRVFRGGGWGSYPWGLRSAIRSYYWPDNRYYTLGLRLVLPQ